The following proteins are encoded in a genomic region of Labeo rohita strain BAU-BD-2019 chromosome 5, IGBB_LRoh.1.0, whole genome shotgun sequence:
- the slc12a9 gene encoding solute carrier family 12 member 9 translates to MANEHSPLLVHGVYSMMGDAEDSRGGSAVAGEESPKSNPRKLNTFFGVMVPTILSMFSIVLFLRTGFVVGHAGLLHGLLMLCVAYFIISLTILSICAISTNGAVEGGGAYFMISRSLGPEFGGSIGLMFYLAKVCACGVYVLGLVEAILDIFGKDQDSAVSQGLRVLPQGYWYTVLYSSLVLLLCLVVCLVGAHIYAKASFIILLVVTVSLISIIISPLILSPQHFNITHTYGNNHTVTVNPSYTGFNGTTLKNNLGPQYSLDYSTNTMMSFATVFAVMFTSCTGIMAGANMSGELKNPSQSIPKGTIMAVSYTFTVYVLLFLLLSSTCDRLLLINDYAVFQRVNIWPPFVTIGVYCASLSAAMCSMIGASRILHALALDQLFGLPLAPAAVTSSSGNPWVSVLYTWGLVQCTLFAGQLNVIAGIVTVFYLLAYAAVDLACLALEWASAPNFRPTFQFFSWHTCLLGIVSCVVMMFVINPVYSSASIVLLLLLLLFLHYRSPTSSWGYISQALIFHQVRKYLLMLDSRKDHVKFWRPQVLLMVANPRSSCQLICFVNQLKKGGLFVLGHVQIGDLDVLPADPVQPQYNFWLSLVDKLGVKAFVDLTLSPSVRQGTQHLLRITGLGGMKPNTLVLGFYDNCYPEDYFLQDPVFCEGDRGEGDNFGVDLPSLQAHFQPVRHAESPRALQPEEYVSIIHDAIKMGKNVCLGRYFFQLPPESKGIRGNDNVDTIDVWPTNLLSPGSASYADVSSLFMLQMACVLNMANRWRRARLRIYVCVESESGDQGWLAKEEQFRELLGKLRIRAAIKIVPWDNVARMFRGPNSEGQKVSEDFLCGVNALLKEHSSTAAVRFLYLPNPPSSSELSQQYLTQLDTLTRDLGPTLLIHGVTPVTCTEL, encoded by the exons ATGGCAAATGAGCACTCTCCTCTTCTTGTTCACGGGGTGTACAGCATGATGGGTGATGCTGAAGATTCCAGGGGTGGATCAGCAGTGGCAGGAGAGGAATCCCCCAAATCAAACCCCCGAAAACTCAACACCTTCTTCGGCGTCATGGTGCCCACCATCCTCTCCATGTTCAGTATTGTGCTCTTTCTTCGCACAG GTTTTGTTGTGGGTCATGCCGGTCTCCTCCATGGTCTGCTCATGCTGTGTGTGGCCTATTTCATCATCTCGTTGACAATCCTGTCTATATGTGCTATTTCAACTAATGGTGCGGTGGAAGGGGGCGGGGCCTACT TCATGATTAGCCGTTCTCTCGGACCAGAGTTTGGAGGCAGTATCGGCCTGATGTTTTACTTGGCGAAGGTATGTGCATGTGGTGTTTATGTACTCGGCTTGGTGGAGGCCATACTGGACATCTTTGGGAAGGATCAAG ACTCTGCTGTGTCACAGGGGCTGCGTGTGTTGCCGCAGGGCTACTGGTACACTGTGTTGTATTCATCTCTAGTGCTGTTGCTGTGTCTGGTGGTGTGTCTGGTCGGTGCTCATATCTACGCCAAAGCCTCTTTTATCATTCTGCTGGTGGTGACGGTGTCACTGATCTCTATCATCATCAGCCCCCTGATACTCAGTCCACAACACTTcaacatcacacacacatacggcAACAACCACACTGTCACTGTCAACCCCAGCTACACAGGCTTCAACGGcactacattaaaaaacaacctTGGAC CGCAGTACTCTCTGGACTACAGTACCAACACCATGATGTCTTTTGCCACTGTATTCGCTGTGATGTTCACCAGCTGCACAGGCATCATGGCAGGAGCCAATATGTCGG GTGAGCTGAAGAACCCCAGTCAGTCAATACCTAAAGGGACCATCATGGCGGTGTCATACACCTTCACTGTCTATGTGCTGCTTTTCCTGCTCCTGAGCTCCACCTGCGACAG GTTGTTGTTAATCAATGACTACGCAGTGTTTCAGCGTGTGAACATTTGGCCTCCATTCGTGACGATTGGGGTGTACTGCGCGTCTCTCTCAGCTGCTATGTGCTCCATGATAGGAGCTTCTCGAATCCTCCACGCACTTGCTCTGGACCAGCTTTTTG GCCTGCCTCTGGCTCCAGCTGCAGTAACATCCAGCTCTGGGAACCCGTGGGTTTCTGTGCTCTACACCTGGGGTCTGGTGCAG TGCACACTCTTTGCAGGACAGCTGAATGTGATTGCTGGTATTGTGACAGTGTTTTACCTGTTGGCGTATGCAGCGGTTGATTTGGCCTGTCTGGCTTTGGAATGGGCTTCTGCTCCAAACTTCAG ACcaacatttcagtttttctctTGGCACACATGTTTGTTGGGTATTGTAAGCTGTGTGGTAATGATGTTCGTGATAAACCCAGTGTACTCCTCGGCCAGTATTGTACTGCTGCTGCTCCTTCTACTGTTCCTGCACTACCGCTCTCCCACCAGCAGCTGGGGCTACATCAGCCAAGCGCTTATCTTCCATCAG GTGAGGAAGTACCTTCTGATGTTAGACTCCCGTAAGGACCATGTGAAGTTCTGGCGGCCTCAGGTCTTACTGATGGTGGCAAACCCACGCTCCTCCTGTCAGCTCATCTGCTTTGTCAACCAGCTGAAGAAAGGAGGGCTGTTTGTTCTTGGGCATGTGCAGATCGGAGATCTAG ATGTGTTGCCAGCAGACCCGGTGCAGCCGCAGTATAATTTCTGGTTGAGTCTGGTGGATAAGTTGGGTGTAAAGGCCTTCGTGGATCTGACTCTTTCTCCGTCTGTCAGACAAGGCACTCAACATCTGCTCCGCATCACTGGACTAG GAGGCATGAAGCCTAACACTCTGGTCTTGGGCTTCTATGACAACTGCTATCCAGAGGACTACTTCCTGCAGGACCCTGTCTTTTGCGAGGGTGACAGGGGTGAGGGGGATAATTTCGGGGTGGACCTCCCATCCTTACAGGCTCATTTTCAACCGGTGCGCCATGCCGAGAGCCCTCGTGCTCTGCAGCCTGAGGAGTATGTAAGCATCATCCATGATGCCATTAAAATGGGAAAGAACGTTTGTTTAGGCCGCTACTTTTTCCAGCTGCCGCCTGAGAGTAAAGGCATAAGGGGAAATGACAACGTGGACACCATTGACGTTTGGCCGACAAACCTACTGTCCCCAGGCAGTGCCAGTTACGCAGACGTGTCCAGTCTTTTCATGCTTCAGATGGCGTGCGTCTTAAACATGGCCAACAGGTGGCGCCGTGCGAGGTTACGTATTTATGTTTGTGTCGAGTCAGAATCGGGAGACCAGGGCTGGCTGGCCAAAGAAGAGCAATTTAGGGAGTTGCTGGGAAAGCTGAGGATTCGTGCAGCTATTAAGATTGTGCCATGGGATAACGTGGCACGCATGTTTAGAGGGCCGAATTCGGAGGGTCAGAAAGTGTCAGAGGACTTCCTGTGTGGCGTGAATGCCCTGCTGAAGGAGCACAGCTCGACGGCGGCAGTCCGCTTCCTGTATTTGCCCAACCCTCCCTCCAGTTCTGAGCTGTCGCAGCAGTACCTGACACAGCTGGACACGCTGACGCGAGACCTGGGCCCAACTCTCTTGATTCACGGGGTCACACCAGTAACATGCACTGAGCTCTGA